One genomic segment of Coffea arabica cultivar ET-39 chromosome 6e, Coffea Arabica ET-39 HiFi, whole genome shotgun sequence includes these proteins:
- the LOC113695088 gene encoding equilibrative nucleotide transporter 8 isoform X1: MRAMEEGQMESSKGNNDQSEPRDTYRIAYILHFFLGAGNLLPWNTLITAIDYYSYIYPNRHVEKVFSVAYMSSSVLVLVVMLSWGKWSNSFNLRFRMSLGFSLFVFSLMVTPTMDWTRHSNGTKVNSSVSYYMIVSSVVICGLADGLIAGSLIGSAGKLPKRYMQAIFAGTASSGVLVSVLRILTKASLPHTPKGLKTSAHLYFIVSTIILTGCIVCSNLLDKLPVMQQHYKHLQKVLPHSTPKFWKVARIIRWPALGVFMIYTVTLSIFPGFLAENIDSRFLRDWYPIMLITLYNISDLVGKSFTAIFVVQGIGKVTWGCIARLLFYPLFSVCLHGPKWLKSEVPVALLTVMLGLTNGYLTSCIMILAPKAVAAPEAEIAAIVMVVFLGIGLVAGSVLGWFWLI; this comes from the exons ATGAGAGCAATGGAGGAAGGTCAAATGGAGAGTTCAAAGGGTAACAATGATCAGTCTGAGCCGAGGGACACATATAGAATTGCATATATTCTCCACTTCTTCCTTGGTGCTGGCAATTTGCTTCCGTGGAACACACTAATCACAGCTATTGATTATTATAGCTATATTTATCCCAACAGGCATGTAGAAAAAGTCTTCTCTGTGGCCTACATGAGCTCTTCTGTACTAGTTTTAGTTGTGATGCTGAGCTGGGGTAAATGGAGCAATAGCTTTAATCTTAGATTCAGAATGAGCCTTGGGTtttctttgtttgttttctCCCTAATGGTTACCCCTACAATGGACTGGACTCGACACAGCAATGGGACGAAGGTGAATTCAAGTGTGTCCTACTATATGATTGTCTCATCAGTTGTGATCTGTGGCTTGGCTGATGGCTTGATAGCAGGAAGCTTGATAGGATCTGCAGGAAAGCTGCCAAAACGATACATGCAAGCAATTTTTGCTGGAACTGCTTCTTCAG GAGTTCTTGTTTCAGTGCTGAGGATTTTAACAAAGGCCTCACTTCCACACACGCCTAAAGGCCTTAAAACCAGTGCACATTTATATTTTATAGTCAGCACAATAATTTTAACGGGTTGCATAGTTTGTAGCAACCTATTGGACAAGTTGCCAGTTATGCAACAGCATTACAAGCATCTTCAAAAGGTTCTACCGCACTCGACGCCAAAGTTCTGGAAAGTTGCGAGAATAATTCGTTGGCCAGCTCTGGGAGTTTTCATGATTTACACCGTGACTTTGTCCATCTTTCCGGGATTTTTAGCAGAAAACATCGACTCAAGATTTTTAAGGGATTGGTATCCGATTATGCTAATCACATTATACAACATCTCTGATTTAGTGGGGAAGTCTTTCACTGCAATTTTTGTTGTTCAAGGCATTGGAAAGGTTACATGGGGTTGTATAGCAAGGCTGTTGTTCTATCCTCTCTTTAGTGTCTGCTTACATGGGCCCAAATGGCTAAAATCTGAGGTGCCAGTGGCTCTTTTGACAGTAATGCTTGGACTCACCAATGGATATCTGACAAGCTGTATCATGATTCTTGCTCCTAAAGCAGTGGCAGCTCCAGAGGCAGAAATAGCTGCTATTGTCATGGTGGTGTTCCTCGGAATAGGATTAGTTGCAGGCTCAGTTCTCGGCTGGTTCTGGCTTATTTAG
- the LOC113695795 gene encoding uncharacterized protein — protein MLLRSSSTPLLNSRLSHHYCKDVFSSASSSPEPESILHIIRSSSSSSLSSDHGSIKKMSRTLSENDLKDVKNPPSSTANKSKCMRMHGLLWGVAVDEEKDDELLVSDEVGRLTDQSLLLSNSGLDLEEGCEAGRLAEALAVGGGSGSGGGRICQGGEGGSWGGDGNDSGGGSDYWDSDHRHDNTDVYYQKMIEANPRNSLLLSNYARYLKEVRGDYVKAEEYCGRAILASPGDGTVLSLYADLIWQTHKDAPRAETYFDRALQAAPQDCYIMASYAHFLWDAEGDDEDEEELKDRNDANKGSQPRNISLGINGGAPPSVPPPIAAAS, from the exons atgctaCTCCGAAGCTCTTCAACGCCACTGCTAAACTCAAGGCTTTCACACCACTACTGCAAGGACGTCTTCTCATCAGCATCGTCGTCGCCGGAGCCAGAATCCATACTGCACATCAtcagatcatcatcatcatcatcactatcatcTGATCATGGTTCCATCAAGAAAATGTCAAGAACCCTTTCTGAAAACGATCTCAAAGATGTCAAAAATCCACCGTCGAGTACTGCTAATAAGTCAAAGTGCATGCGCATGCATGGCTTACTTTGGGGTGTTGCAGTTGACGAAGAGAAAGATGATGAGCTATTGGTGAGCGATGAAGTGGGACGACTCACGGATCAGAGCTTGTTGTTGTCGAACTCAGGGTTGGATTTAGAAGAGGGGTGTGAAGCTGGGAGGCTGGCGGAAGCTCTGGCGGTTGGGGGTGGCAGTGGAAGTGGTGGAGGAAGGATTTGTCAGGGTGGTGAAGGAGGGTCTTGGGGTGGCGATGGAAACGACAGCGGTGGTGGTTCGGATTATTGGGATTCGGATCATAGACATGATAACACCGACGTCTATTACCAAAAGATGATTGAAGCCAACCCTAGAAATTCTCTGCTTCTTAGCAATTATGCAAGATACTTGAAAGAG GTTCGTGGAGACTATGTGAAAGCAGAAGAGTACTGTGGAAGAGCGATACTGGCCAGCCCCGGCGATGGAACTGTTCTGTCATTATACGCCGACTTGATATGGCAGACGCATAAAGATGCACCCCGTGCTGAGACTTACTTTGATCGGGCACTTCAAGCTGCCCCTCAAGATTG TTATATTATGGCTTCATATGCTCACTTTCTGTGGGATGCTGAGGGCGAcgatgaagatgaagaagagTTGAAGGACAGAAATGATGCTAACAAGGGGTCACAACCAAGAAATATCTCCTTGGGGATCAACGGTGGTGCTCCGCCATCAGTACCTCCTCCTATAGCAGCCGCTTCTTAA
- the LOC113695088 gene encoding equilibrative nucleotide transporter 8 isoform X2, whose translation MRAMEEGQMESSKGNNDQSEPRDTYRIAYILHFFLGAGNLLPWNTLITAIDYYSYIYPNRHVEKVFSVAYMSSSVLVLVVMLSWGKWSNSFNLRFRMSLGFSLFVFSLMVTPTMDWTRHSNGTKVNSSVSYYMIVSSVVICGLADGLIAGSLIGSAGKLPKRYMQAIFAGTASSVCSNLLDKLPVMQQHYKHLQKVLPHSTPKFWKVARIIRWPALGVFMIYTVTLSIFPGFLAENIDSRFLRDWYPIMLITLYNISDLVGKSFTAIFVVQGIGKVTWGCIARLLFYPLFSVCLHGPKWLKSEVPVALLTVMLGLTNGYLTSCIMILAPKAVAAPEAEIAAIVMVVFLGIGLVAGSVLGWFWLI comes from the exons ATGAGAGCAATGGAGGAAGGTCAAATGGAGAGTTCAAAGGGTAACAATGATCAGTCTGAGCCGAGGGACACATATAGAATTGCATATATTCTCCACTTCTTCCTTGGTGCTGGCAATTTGCTTCCGTGGAACACACTAATCACAGCTATTGATTATTATAGCTATATTTATCCCAACAGGCATGTAGAAAAAGTCTTCTCTGTGGCCTACATGAGCTCTTCTGTACTAGTTTTAGTTGTGATGCTGAGCTGGGGTAAATGGAGCAATAGCTTTAATCTTAGATTCAGAATGAGCCTTGGGTtttctttgtttgttttctCCCTAATGGTTACCCCTACAATGGACTGGACTCGACACAGCAATGGGACGAAGGTGAATTCAAGTGTGTCCTACTATATGATTGTCTCATCAGTTGTGATCTGTGGCTTGGCTGATGGCTTGATAGCAGGAAGCTTGATAGGATCTGCAGGAAAGCTGCCAAAACGATACATGCAAGCAATTTTTGCTGGAACTGCTTCTTCAG TTTGTAGCAACCTATTGGACAAGTTGCCAGTTATGCAACAGCATTACAAGCATCTTCAAAAGGTTCTACCGCACTCGACGCCAAAGTTCTGGAAAGTTGCGAGAATAATTCGTTGGCCAGCTCTGGGAGTTTTCATGATTTACACCGTGACTTTGTCCATCTTTCCGGGATTTTTAGCAGAAAACATCGACTCAAGATTTTTAAGGGATTGGTATCCGATTATGCTAATCACATTATACAACATCTCTGATTTAGTGGGGAAGTCTTTCACTGCAATTTTTGTTGTTCAAGGCATTGGAAAGGTTACATGGGGTTGTATAGCAAGGCTGTTGTTCTATCCTCTCTTTAGTGTCTGCTTACATGGGCCCAAATGGCTAAAATCTGAGGTGCCAGTGGCTCTTTTGACAGTAATGCTTGGACTCACCAATGGATATCTGACAAGCTGTATCATGATTCTTGCTCCTAAAGCAGTGGCAGCTCCAGAGGCAGAAATAGCTGCTATTGTCATGGTGGTGTTCCTCGGAATAGGATTAGTTGCAGGCTCAGTTCTCGGCTGGTTCTGGCTTATTTAG